TGCAGGTATTCCTGCTGATTGGTAATCATATCTGAATAATACTTCAGGCGATCATCAATAGAAATAGCCCCCTCGTTCAGTAGCTGTGTAGCATGTATATCATTACTACGGTACATAGCCAGGATCCCTTTTGCCTTTTCCATATCTTTAAATGCGGTATTGTAAGAGATCAGAATGTTTTGATTGGTCAGTTGTGACTGTAATCCTGCAGATTGGTATTGCTGTTGTTTCAGCTCCATATCAATCTTTGCTTTTTGTACGTTGTAATGGCGGCTATTCCCGGAAAAGATCGGTACAGACAAGCGCAATCCCCAGTATTGACTCGGCAGGTCGTTGCTATTACTGAACTGCATGAAGTGGTCCGTGGAGATCAACCTGTTGTACTGATACACTGCCGATAGCGTGGGTACGTAAGCTGCTTTTGAAGATTGCCATTGTGCCCTGGATTTCAATAATTCCTCGTAGGCAATAGTTACATCCGGATCAGTACCGAATGGCTGCGGAATATAAGGAGTTGCATTTTGTTCAGAGATCCCGATACTTTCACCTGTATTCAGCATTTGCTGGAGATTATTGAGCTGAAGCAGTTTGTTTTGAGTAGCAGTGAGGAGGTTTTTTGCCGCCTTTTCTTTGTTGATTGCTGCATTGTTCATCGTAACTTCACTCACAGATCCATCATTGTATTTATGCTGTACGGAAGAAAATACGGTATCCATGGTGGCAGCGTTAAATAAGGTTAATTTCTCCGCTTCATTTGCCAGCAGGTAGGAGTAGTAGATATTGGCCAGCTGTTCATACAGATCGCGTTTGATTTTCTGTATGTTGAGGCTGGCAATTTCCTTATCCAGTTTCGCGGTTTTGATAGCAAACCAGTTTTTGGTATTGATCAGGTCCAGCTGTACATTGGCGGCTGCATTGTAGTTGTAGCGCTTGCCAAAGGTGGCTTCGTAAAAAGTACCATCTGGTGCGGTCTGGTCAAATAAATGCGCTGGGATCAAAGTCGATTGTAATTTGATATTGTCTGTATAATTGCCGTTGGCACTGACTGTTGGTAGCAGGGCGCCCTTTGCTTGTCTGATATTCAGGGTAGCTTCCTTGTCGCTGGCGTTGGCCGATGTGATCTGTATATTGTGTGCATCGGCATATTTCCAGATGTCCTGTACGGATGAGAAGCTGAGCTGTGCAGACACCGGTAGTGCACAAAAGCAGCCGAGTATACCGGTGAGAATCATTTTCATATGCGAGTTGTTATTTTATGCGTGTCCAAACTTTGGTCTGGCTCATAAAGCCTGCTTTGACCGTGATTTCCATGGTGTCATCTCCTTTTAGTGTGATGGTGCAGGGGAAGGTTTGGTGCCGTTTTGGGAGGAATACTTTACCGGTGTAGGTGCCATTGGCGTAGACGAGGTTTTGAAGGATTTCTTTTCCTTCAGAAATGCCTGTGTATCCATTGCCATTTTTCACCAAAGTCAGTTCTTTGGATTTGTCGGCATTGGTCCATTTACCAAGGATGGTATCCGGAGTAAAGGATGTGGTGATTAGTAAAAGTAAAAAAGCCAGTGTTTTCATTTTGCTTTGTTTGATTTGACAAGGCAAAGCTGGCAAAATTAGATGGGGGAGGAGGGGGCTAACTGGGTAAAGCGGGCAGATAAGGGGGTAAAGCGGGCGGTGCAGGTTTCATGACCGGAACTAACTTTCCAGCCATTGCAAAAAATCCCCCGATTTCGCCTTACTAATTACAATCTGTTCCCCTGTAGGCACTATTAATTTCACTACCAATTTCCTTGCAAAATACCGCTCTGCATTTGCAATAGCCGCTTTATTAATAAGATACTGCCTGTTCGCCCGATAAAAAACCGACGGATCCAATAACCGCTCCGTTTCATCCATAGTCGCTGTAATGAAGTATTTTTTATTTTGCAGGGTAATGATCTGTAAAATCGTATTATCCAAATAAATACAAGCGATATCCTTTACCTGCACAGGTATAATCTTTTCCTTTTCATTCACCAGCAGCGCTGTCTTATGTGCGGGCTTTATCACCTGCAGCAATGATTGCAAATTATTCGGAAATGGCTCAGCAAATGACGCCTTCATACTCTCATATTTCTCCAATGCCTTTTCCAGCTTCTCAATAGTAATAGGTTTGAGCAAATAGCTTACCGCATTCGTCTCAAATGCATGCATAAGATATTCATCAAATGCGGTACAAAAGATCATCGCACTGGTAACATGCACCTGGTTGTAAATCTCAAAACTCAACCCATCTGCCAGCTGTATATCAGAAAGGATCAGGTCTGGCTGGGCATTATTTGCAAACCATTCCTTTGCCTGCTCTACCGATTCCAATATCCCTGCCACCTGAATCGTATCATCTATCTGCTGAATCATATTTTTCAGCTCTTTAGCCGCTCTTGGCTCATCTTCTATTATCAGTACATTCATGCTACTAATGGTAATTTTACGGTGAAGTGACTGGCAGTCTTTTCTATGACAATCTCTTTATTAAACAATAACTGGTAGCGTAGGCGGATATTATGTAATCCTGTCCCTGTTGAATAGCTTACGCTGTTCTTAGGTTGCAGGTTATTGCGCACCACCAGGTAATCACCCTCTCTGAATAATTTTATGTTAAGTGGTTTATAGCTGGTAGCCATATTATGCTTCACTGCATTCTCTATGAGCAGTTGCAGGCTTAGTGCCGGGATACGCAATCCCTGATCAGCTTCTGCAATGTCAATATCAATATTGATCGCATCCTCAAACCTGCTTTTTAATATGTACACATAAGAGTGAATGAAATTCAGTTCCTGTGTCAGTGTAACAGTGTCCTTTTGCTTATGTTGTAATACATGCCTGTAGATATTGGATAATTCATTCACAAAGTCCTTGACATGCTTTTCAGAGGTGAGGGTGCTAAGGGTATTAAGGGTATTAAATAGAAAATGAGGACTTAACTGTTCTTTCAGAGAATTCAAACTTACTTCTAACTGTGCCTGTTTCAGTCTTTCTATTTCAAGCTGACTTTCCTGTTTCTGAAACACCACCATTTTATGATGTTGGATAAAATAGAATAGTCCGCTTGTTACCACTCCTCTCAGGAGCATCATGTATTGTTTCCTTGCCAGTGGAATTTCCAATATGCCTTCGGACACGTCGTATAGGAAAGACATCAGGTAATTGTAAGGATAGATCAATAATGCTACCATTGCAATGGATGTTAGCGCCACTATGATTTTATCTTCCTTTTTCCGGTGCAGGGTTTCCCGGATAAACCAGTTATGCAGGAACCAGCAAATCAATCCAAATAAAAAGGAATGAAGGAAAATATGGGCTATGGCCCACAATGAAAACTGCTCCATGCGGAGCATTCTTGGAAATGTTGCTAATATAGCGATGCATGCAGAGATAAGCATGCCAAAGTAGCCATCATGTTTTTTCACGGGTTAAAGATACAATAGTATCACAGGTTTAGGACAATTATCAGGTTCAAAAGGGCAATTTAATGCCCGAAACGGGCAGACATTCAGCTGCAAGCTTTCAAATGCAACTATTCAGCTGCCACCCCCCAAATTCCTTTCAATTCCTCATTGCTGCTCCCGCTTCTTCAACACCTTTACAAATTATTTTCTCATTTTTTAAAATATATTTTCAACAACCCCGTCTACATTCTTACAAAACAACACTACATGTCAAAAGTATTATTCCTGAGTGTTCCTTCTCACGGCCACGTGAACCCTACTATTGGCCTCGTCACCGAGTTGATTAAAAACGGGAATGAAGTGATCTACTTCGCCACCGAACCATTCAGGCAGAAAATTGAAGCCACCGGTGCTATGTATCAACGATACCTGGTAGACCTGGATTTATTTAAACCGGAAGTTGAAGGGGAAGAAGATCCCATGTTACAGATCATGAGAGAGGCAACGAACATTATTGATGATATCTTACTAAAAACAAGCAATATACATTTCGATTACATCATTCATTCCACCCCATTTCCATTCACAGAAGTATTCAAACAATTGCTGAAAATACCTGCGATTTCTTCATTAGGTATCTTTTTAGGATTGAACGATTTTCTGGAACATGCTGAAGCGTTTCCTACACCACCGGAATACGCTGTAATGCGTGAGGAAATAAAGACAAAATATAATGTAAACTTACCCGGGAAATTTGTTGCTACATTGATTAATCTGGGTGGTTTAAACCTTGTTTATTCTTCACGCTATTTTGTACCGGAAGATCAATTGTCTGGCGACACCTACCGCTTTGTAGGCCCTCCTGTATTTGACCGGAAAGAGCAAACCGACTTTCCTTTTAAACTATTAAAAGACAGGAAAGTCATTTACATTTCTCTCGGCACCGTATTCAGCAATTTCAACCACGACCTTTACCAGATCTTTTTTGACGCATTCGCAGGCAAAGATGTTATGGTCGTTATGGCTGCTTATAATGTTGATTTATCCAGGTTTAAAATTCCGGACAATTTTATTGTTCGTCATTATATCCCACAGCTGGCCATTCTGCAACATACCGACGTAGCCATTACCCACGCCGGCATGAATAGTATTAGTGATCTGCTGTACAACAATGTTCCCTTTGTAGCCATTCCTCTCGGCGCAGATCAACCCGATCTCGCCGGGAGAACCGCTGCATTGGGCGCTACCATTTCACTGGATCATACCACACTCACACCTGCTATACTGCAGGATGCTGTCGAAAAGGTGCTTCGCGATCCTTCATATGCAGTCAATATGCAAAAGATCAGTGACTCTTTTAAAGCAGCAGGTGGTTATCCAAAGGCAGTAGCTTACATCAATGAATACATATATTCAGTGCACAATAGCATCCATCAATGATATAAATAAAATCCTAAGTCCTGTTCGTGTTATGTTCAGTAGCTTACTTCAACGAATACATTTATATCAATGATATACAAAAAAGACCAATTCCTGCTTGCGCCATGCACAGCAGCTTACATAATTAACCGCAGTTCCTAACATCAATGTATATACACAAGGCTAATCCCCGCTGATTTCGTACCAGCATCATAGGTAGGCATCACCATGGTGCTGGTATTCCCTTTCCCTGACAACCCCTTCTCTATCTTCGGATACAACCAGTAAGCCGCCTGGGTACTCAATATACCCACACCAGCGCCCGCCACTACATCACTCAACCAGTGCCGGTTATTATACATCCTCAACACCCCCGTTGCTGTTGCCGCCATATAGCCTCCCACCACTATCCACGGGCTCACATCCTTATACTCCATCCGCATAAACTCCGCACTCATAAAAGCCGTCGCCGTATGTCCGGAAGGAAAGGAGTTCGCCGCACTACCATCAGGCCTTTCCCTGTGGGTCAATGTTTTTAACCCTGTCACCGTACCACATACCAACAAAGATGACATTCCCAGTATAATCGTCCTGTCCTTAAAGCTATGCGCTCCATGAATCCCCATGGCATTCAGGGCATACACCCCAAATATGGGCGAATACTGTAAATAGTTGTCAATAGTAGTATGAAAGCGGGAATTGTCCTCCCTGATCTCATGCCTGGTTGACAGGTCCAGATCATGTAAAGGTCGTACATGGAAGGTAGCGGCACCATAGCCGATCATAATTGCAGAGGCGAGGATAGGTCCGGGATTCACCTTATAATGTGCATTTGGATGCTCCAAAGACAGTACAGGTTGAACAGTATCTTCTTTAGCAGGAGCTATGGTCTGTCCATACGAGCTCTCCGCTGCTACTAGTAGCATTAACAGTTGTAGGCCGTAAAATTTCATCAGGTATATAAGTCTGAGTACAAAATAGTAAAATAATTCTGTAGAAAAACTGTTTTTTCTGAATCAGGGTCTTCCTGCTCATCGTCACTGATTTGTATCAATGACTTATGCCAACCCCGTCATCGGTTATAATTCCCCTTCTACCCACCTTTGTAGTGGAATTATTTATCAATATCAACTCCTCTAACATGGAACCTAATTCAAAAAATTTAATCGACAAGATTGAAAGGATACGGAAGGCTCAAACCCAGTTTTCCACTTTCACCCAGGAACAGGTTGATGAGATCTTTCGCCAGTCTGCCATAGCGGCTAATAATGCCCGTATCACCCTCGCTAAAATGGCGGTGGAAGAGACCGGCATGGGCCTGGTGGAAGATAAAGTGATAAAGAACCATTTTGCATCTGAGTATATCTATAATCAGTACAAAGATGAAAAGACATGCGGCATCATCGAAACGGATGAAGCCTTTGGCATCACCAAAATCGCTGAGCCAATCGGTGTGATTGCGGCTGTAGTTCCTACTACGAACCCAACTTCCACCGCTATCTTTAAAGCACTGATTGCACTCAAGACCCGCAATGGCATTATTTTCTCACCACACCCAAGAGCTAAAAATTCCACAATAGCAGCGGCAAGGATCATACTGGATGCAGCCGTTAAAGCCGGAGCGCCAAAAGATATCATCGGTTGGATCGAAGAACCATCCGTTGAATCATCCCAGATGGTGATGGCAGAAGCTGATCTTATCCTGGCTACCGGAGGTCCCGGTATGGTCAAAGCCGCTTATTCTTCCGGTAAACCTGCCATCGGTGTAGGCGCCGGTAATACGCCCGCTATCATTGACGAAACTGCACACCTTAAGATGGCCGTGAATTCCATCCTGCTCTCCAAAACTTTTGACAATGGTATGATCTGCGCATCCGAACAGAGCGTGATCGTTGTTGAAAAAGTGTATGAAGAAGTAAAAAGAGAATTCATCGACCGTGGTGCTTACATCCTCAGCAAAGCTGAAACAAGCAAAGTAGGTGCACTGCTCCTGATCAATGGCGTGCTGAATGCCAATATCGTAGGTCAGGCTGCTGTAAAGATCGCTGCCCTGGCTGGTATCACCGTTCCTGAAGACACCAAGATCCTGATCGGGGAAGTGACTTCTGTTGAACTGGACGAACCATTCAGCCATGAAAAGCTGTCTACCGTACTGGCCATGTACAAAGCGAAAGACTTCGATGAAGCCCTGAACAAGGCTACCCGCCTCGTTAAACTGGGAGGTTTCGGTCACACCTCCGTGCTGTATACCGATCCTACCATTTCTCAGGACAGGGTAAACAGGTTCGGCGCTGCCATGAAGACTGGCCGTACCATCATCAACATGCCTTCTTCTCAGGGTGCAATTGGTGATATCTTCAACTTCAAACTGTCTCCATCCCTCACCCTGGGTTGTGGTTCATGGGGCGGTAACTCTGTCTCCGAAAACGTTGGTGTTAAGCATTTACTAAACATTAAGAGCGTAGCTGCAAGAAGAGAAAACATGCTTTGGTTCAAAGTACCTGAAAAAGTATATTTCAAATATGGCTGTCTGCCAGTTGCCCTCAGGGAACTGAAAGACGAAGGTAAGAAAAGAGTATTCCTCGTAACTGATAAAGTACTCTATAGCCTGGGTTATGCTGAAAAGGTAACCAAGATCCTGGACGAACTGGGTATTGCTCACACTGTATTCTTCGATGTTGAACCTGATCCAACACTTATCTGTGCAAGAAAAGGTGCTGCAGAAATGGCCAGCTTCCAACCTGATGCTGTTATCGCTTTAGGTGGTGGTTCACCAATGGATGCTGCTAAGATCATGTGGGTACTCTACGAACATCCTGAAGAAAAATTCGAAGACCTGGCCATGCGTTTTATGGATATCCGCAAACGCGTTTATCACTTCCCTAAAATGGGTATCAAAGCCAGCTTCGTCGCAATTCCTACCTCTGCCGGTACTGGTTCTGAAGTGACTCCTTTCGCGGTGATCACTGACGAAAATACAGGTATCAAGTATCCTTTGGCTGACTACGAACTGACTCCTGATATGGCGATCGTTGATGCCGAACTGATGATGAACATGCCTAAGAGCCTGACATCTGCTTCCGGTATCGATGCACTCACCCACGCACTGGAATCTTATGTATCCGTGCTGGCCAGTGAATTCACCAACGGTCTGGCACTCGAAGCCATCCGCCTCATCTTCAAATATCTGCCTGCTGCTTACAACGAAGGTAAGACCAATGTGAAAGCAAGAGAAAAAATGGCACACGCTTCTACCATCGCTGGTATGGCATTCGCCAATGCTTTCCTCGGTATCTGCCACTCACTGGCACACAAACTGGGTGCTACCCACCACGTGCCACACGGTGTTGCGAACGGTATGCTCATCACTGAAGTGATCCGCTTCAATGCTGTTGAGAACCCACGCAAACAGGCTGCCTTCCCTCAGTACAAATATCCAAATGCACGCTGGCGCTATGCCCGTATCGCGGACTACCTGCAACTGGGCGGTAAGAACGATGCGGAAAAAGTAGAACTGCTGTGTGAAGCCATCGAAAAACTGAAAGCTCAGGTAGGTATTCCTAAGAGCATCAAAGAATTCGGTGTGTCAGAAAGCAAGTTCTATGCAACACTTGATACGATGTCTGAACAGGCATTTGATGACCAGTGTACACCGGCTAACCCCCGCTACCCACTGATCAGTGAAATGAAAAAGATCTATATCAAGGTGTATGAAGGTGCTCAGAAAGTTGAGCCTACCAATGCGAAGATCAAAGCACCGATGGGAGCTTAATCTGCTATACATCTGTAGCTGGCTGCTGACACGGCCAGCTACATTTTTATTCTTAATTGTATGATGGACGTTCAATCCCGCAAGAAACTGGTTTATCCCGTCAGGAAGCCCCTGATGGATTATCTGCGTAAATATAACCGTGACCTGAAAGTATTAGTGAACTACAGTGACCTGCTCCGTTTTCATGTGAGCATTCCACTGCTGGACAAGGATGGCAAAGACACGCTGTGGGAAACCGTTTATTACGATCCGGCGCATATGGAAACCTTATTCCCTGCGCTCACCCTCATCTATGCCATTATGAATACCTCTGGCGATACTGCTTTTACTGAGCACTTACAGGTATCCCAGATCGACTACTGCACCTTTGGTAATTCCAAACCTTTCCGGGTACGCATCATGAATACGCTGAACGATAACTATGATTACTTCTATGTAAAAGTATCTGATGCCTCCCGTGTGTATGGTCTGGAACTCGAACATATATTATCACCTAACAGGATCGCCTATCTCACAGATGGTGAGACACTGATAGAAGAACACATCTCAGGGCTGCCTGGAGATGTATTTATTAAAAATCGCCTGAACACCTCTAAATTCAACCAGATCAGGATCTGCAAGGAATTCGTGAAGTTCAACGAACGCTGTTTTATCCGCTTGCTGGGGGATATGCGTGCCTATAACTATGTAGTACATATCACACCTGATATAGAAGGAAACCAATACCGGATCCGTGCTATCGACTTTGACCAGCAATCCTATGAAGGCAGAAGACAATTTTACCTTCCTCATTTCTTTAAGGATAACAATCAACTTGTAAGCCTTGGTATCAAACATATGGACAACCGGACCATGCGGCAGTACCAGGAGGAAGAACGGAGCTTAATCAATAACCGTATCCGCCTGGTGCGTTACAGACTG
This Chitinophaga sancti DNA region includes the following protein-coding sequences:
- a CDS encoding TolC family protein, translating into MKMILTGILGCFCALPVSAQLSFSSVQDIWKYADAHNIQITSANASDKEATLNIRQAKGALLPTVSANGNYTDNIKLQSTLIPAHLFDQTAPDGTFYEATFGKRYNYNAAANVQLDLINTKNWFAIKTAKLDKEIASLNIQKIKRDLYEQLANIYYSYLLANEAEKLTLFNAATMDTVFSSVQHKYNDGSVSEVTMNNAAINKEKAAKNLLTATQNKLLQLNNLQQMLNTGESIGISEQNATPYIPQPFGTDPDVTIAYEELLKSRAQWQSSKAAYVPTLSAVYQYNRLISTDHFMQFSNSNDLPSQYWGLRLSVPIFSGNSRHYNVQKAKIDMELKQQQYQSAGLQSQLTNQNILISYNTAFKDMEKAKGILAMYRSNDIHATQLLNEGAISIDDRLKYYSDMITNQQEYLQSMSDYFIQSYRLQIRTINIY
- a CDS encoding DUF2147 domain-containing protein → MKTLAFLLLLITTSFTPDTILGKWTNADKSKELTLVKNGNGYTGISEGKEILQNLVYANGTYTGKVFLPKRHQTFPCTITLKGDDTMEITVKAGFMSQTKVWTRIK
- a CDS encoding LytTR family DNA-binding domain-containing protein, with product MNVLIIEDEPRAAKELKNMIQQIDDTIQVAGILESVEQAKEWFANNAQPDLILSDIQLADGLSFEIYNQVHVTSAMIFCTAFDEYLMHAFETNAVSYLLKPITIEKLEKALEKYESMKASFAEPFPNNLQSLLQVIKPAHKTALLVNEKEKIIPVQVKDIACIYLDNTILQIITLQNKKYFITATMDETERLLDPSVFYRANRQYLINKAAIANAERYFARKLVVKLIVPTGEQIVISKAKSGDFLQWLES
- a CDS encoding sensor histidine kinase — encoded protein: MKKHDGYFGMLISACIAILATFPRMLRMEQFSLWAIAHIFLHSFLFGLICWFLHNWFIRETLHRKKEDKIIVALTSIAMVALLIYPYNYLMSFLYDVSEGILEIPLARKQYMMLLRGVVTSGLFYFIQHHKMVVFQKQESQLEIERLKQAQLEVSLNSLKEQLSPHFLFNTLNTLSTLTSEKHVKDFVNELSNIYRHVLQHKQKDTVTLTQELNFIHSYVYILKSRFEDAINIDIDIAEADQGLRIPALSLQLLIENAVKHNMATSYKPLNIKLFREGDYLVVRNNLQPKNSVSYSTGTGLHNIRLRYQLLFNKEIVIEKTASHFTVKLPLVA
- a CDS encoding macrolide family glycosyltransferase; the protein is MSKVLFLSVPSHGHVNPTIGLVTELIKNGNEVIYFATEPFRQKIEATGAMYQRYLVDLDLFKPEVEGEEDPMLQIMREATNIIDDILLKTSNIHFDYIIHSTPFPFTEVFKQLLKIPAISSLGIFLGLNDFLEHAEAFPTPPEYAVMREEIKTKYNVNLPGKFVATLINLGGLNLVYSSRYFVPEDQLSGDTYRFVGPPVFDRKEQTDFPFKLLKDRKVIYISLGTVFSNFNHDLYQIFFDAFAGKDVMVVMAAYNVDLSRFKIPDNFIVRHYIPQLAILQHTDVAITHAGMNSISDLLYNNVPFVAIPLGADQPDLAGRTAALGATISLDHTTLTPAILQDAVEKVLRDPSYAVNMQKISDSFKAAGGYPKAVAYINEYIYSVHNSIHQ
- a CDS encoding phosphatase PAP2 family protein; protein product: MLLVAAESSYGQTIAPAKEDTVQPVLSLEHPNAHYKVNPGPILASAIMIGYGAATFHVRPLHDLDLSTRHEIREDNSRFHTTIDNYLQYSPIFGVYALNAMGIHGAHSFKDRTIILGMSSLLVCGTVTGLKTLTHRERPDGSAANSFPSGHTATAFMSAEFMRMEYKDVSPWIVVGGYMAATATGVLRMYNNRHWLSDVVAGAGVGILSTQAAYWLYPKIEKGLSGKGNTSTMVMPTYDAGTKSAGISLVYIH
- the adhE gene encoding bifunctional acetaldehyde-CoA/alcohol dehydrogenase, which produces MEPNSKNLIDKIERIRKAQTQFSTFTQEQVDEIFRQSAIAANNARITLAKMAVEETGMGLVEDKVIKNHFASEYIYNQYKDEKTCGIIETDEAFGITKIAEPIGVIAAVVPTTNPTSTAIFKALIALKTRNGIIFSPHPRAKNSTIAAARIILDAAVKAGAPKDIIGWIEEPSVESSQMVMAEADLILATGGPGMVKAAYSSGKPAIGVGAGNTPAIIDETAHLKMAVNSILLSKTFDNGMICASEQSVIVVEKVYEEVKREFIDRGAYILSKAETSKVGALLLINGVLNANIVGQAAVKIAALAGITVPEDTKILIGEVTSVELDEPFSHEKLSTVLAMYKAKDFDEALNKATRLVKLGGFGHTSVLYTDPTISQDRVNRFGAAMKTGRTIINMPSSQGAIGDIFNFKLSPSLTLGCGSWGGNSVSENVGVKHLLNIKSVAARRENMLWFKVPEKVYFKYGCLPVALRELKDEGKKRVFLVTDKVLYSLGYAEKVTKILDELGIAHTVFFDVEPDPTLICARKGAAEMASFQPDAVIALGGGSPMDAAKIMWVLYEHPEEKFEDLAMRFMDIRKRVYHFPKMGIKASFVAIPTSAGTGSEVTPFAVITDENTGIKYPLADYELTPDMAIVDAELMMNMPKSLTSASGIDALTHALESYVSVLASEFTNGLALEAIRLIFKYLPAAYNEGKTNVKAREKMAHASTIAGMAFANAFLGICHSLAHKLGATHHVPHGVANGMLITEVIRFNAVENPRKQAAFPQYKYPNARWRYARIADYLQLGGKNDAEKVELLCEAIEKLKAQVGIPKSIKEFGVSESKFYATLDTMSEQAFDDQCTPANPRYPLISEMKKIYIKVYEGAQKVEPTNAKIKAPMGA